The following proteins are encoded in a genomic region of Montipora foliosa isolate CH-2021 chromosome 8, ASM3666993v2, whole genome shotgun sequence:
- the LOC137968982 gene encoding cuticle collagen 2C-like, which translates to MDYRLVFCSLLFVVVSVTAKSTQRGSIFKRSPNPCPPGCPGSCAPACTAVCCAPPPPPPLPPLPPPPPPPPPPPPGPPGPDGPMGMAGPSGPDGPKGPPGPPGLPGPPGLPGLPGAPAGPSGRDGPMGPPGPSGHQGPPGDLGPMGPPGPPGLPGPPAPPGGLPPCPPVCVHTCIKACAPTCCHGRKKRSHLSQ; encoded by the exons ATGGATTATAGGCTGGTCTTCTGTTCCCTGTTATTCGTGGTCGTCTCAGTGACTGCCAAATCGACACAACGAGGAA GTATATTCAAAAGAAGCCCGAACCCATGTCCGCCTGGATGTCCTGGATCTTGTGCCCCGGCATGTACAGCGGTTTGTTGTGCACCTCCTCCTCCACCTCCACTTCCACCACTCCCACCACCACCACCCCCACCACCACCTCCCCCACCCGGTCCCCCTGGCCCCGATGGTCCAATGGGTATGGCAGGCCCATCTGGTCCCGACGGTCCTAAAGGGCCCCCAGGACCTCCCGGACTTCCTGGCCCACCCGGTCTTCCTGGACTTCCTGGGGCTCCTGCTGGACCCTCAGGACGTGACGGCCCAATGGGACCACCAGGCCCCTCTGGACACCAA GGACCTCCTGGTGATCTCGGACCCATGGGACCCCCAGGACCGCCTGGACTGCCCGGTCCCCCAGCACCACCCGGTGGATTGCCACCATGCCCACCAGTCTGTGTCCACACTTGCATCAAGGCCTGCGCACCGACATGTTGTCACGGAAGAAAGAAGAGATCCCACCTCTCGCagtaa
- the LOC137968978 gene encoding uncharacterized protein: protein MINDLNTNAQLWKYVDDTTVSEVVAKGGVSHAHAIADRVIERSRETRALLNAVKCKELRISFAKEQRVLYPVIIEGKEIELTSTKLLGLTIANDLTWNDHETEITKKARKRLYFLTQLKRAGVPKQDLALFNASCLRSVIYYAAPVSFNGLPQYLKNELAQLERRAMSKITSGKCNFTMEMGITPILEHYYVLCSKLFDNIVRDPNHNLKALLSPVYDNSRYNLRRQRHFNMPKLCTKRKRNTFVYAMSK, encoded by the exons ATGATTAACGACCTCAATACGAACGCACAGCTATGGAAATATGTGGACGACACCACGGTGTCAGAGGTAGTAGCAAAGGGCGGGGTAAGTCACGCGCATGCAATAGCTGACAGAGTAATAGAGCGGTCTCGCGAGACAC gGGCTCTACTAAACGCTGTTAAGTGCAAAGAACTCAGGATCTCCTTTGCCAAAGAGCAAAGAGTCCTTTATCCTGTCATCATTGAAGGGAAGGAGATAGAGCTTACTAGTACAAAGCTCCTAGGCCTTACAATAGCGAACGATCTAACATGGAATGACCATGAAACTGAAATAACCAAAAAGGCCCGTAAGAGACTCTATTTCTTAACTCAGTTAAAAAGAGCGGGAGTTCCAAAACAAGACCTCGCACTGTTTAATGCATCGTGCTTGAGGTCTGTTATATACTACGCAGCACCTGTCTCTTTCAACGGTCTCCCCCAGTACTTAAAAAACGAGCTGGCACAGCTCGAGAGAAGAGCAATGTCAAAAATAACCTCAGGAAAGTGCAACTTTACCATGGAGATGGGGATAACACCCATTTTAGAGCATTATTATGTACTATGTAGCAAGCTTTTTGATAACATTGTCCGTGATCCAAATCATAACCTGAAAGCCCTTCTTTCACCAGTCTATGACAACTCGCGCTATAATCTAAGACGACAGCGCCATTTTAATATGCCAAAGCTTTGCACGAAGAGAAAGAGGAATACTTTTGTATATGCGATGTCGAAATAG
- the LOC137968980 gene encoding nuclear envelope integral membrane protein 1-like, producing MSPLVVVYILHRLDPWRVDAYAVLTGGWIAGAYLMYRSLPNLNHLSLKHYGWIIGYFVIVGVISFCVCYCYGPVTSDRGLDLMRCILQSIGLFLLYKISRSPAFLLYTICSSRIVLYFVRLILRGWFRYRVYYFLFPPKHMMLSEEEYVVQGSEETKLALQRLREYCLSPECNAWRTIGRLKNPTRFAEFVSTGQDLLEEEVESYEDDPSPLLTSDEDEENHSIDG from the exons ATGTCACCTCTGGTTGTGGTCTACATTCTTCATAGGCTAGATCCTTGG AGAGTAGATGCCTATGCAGTTTTGACCGGAGGCTGGATTGCTGGAGCTTACTTGATGTACCGGAGTCTGCCAAATTTAAATCACCTCTCTTTAAAACATTATGGGTGGATTATTGGATATTTTGTTATCGTAG GTGTCATTAGCTTCTGCGTCTGTTATTGCTATGGCCCAGTCACAAGTGATCGTGGTCTGGACCTcatgagatgcatattacaGTCTATTGGACTGTTTCTGCTCTACAAAATATCTCGTTCCCCCGCTTTTCTCTTGTATACAATTTGCAGCAGCAGGATTGTACTGTACTTTGTGAGACTGATTCTTCGTGGGTG GTTTCGCTATCGAGTGTATTACTTTCTCTTTCCTCCAAAACACATGATGCTATCTGAAGAGGAATATGTGGTGCAGGGATCCGAAGAAACAAAATTGGCTTTGCAGCGTCTTAGAGAATATTGTCTCAGTCCTGAATGTAATGCTTGGCGCACCATTGGGCGACTAAAAAATCCTACCAG ATTTGCAGAGTTTGTATCCACTGGTCAGGACCTTTTAGAAGAAGAAGTGGAGTCATACGAAGATGACCCCTCCCCTTTACTCACGTCGGATGAAGATGAGGAGAATCATTCGATTGACGGCTGA